A part of Ictalurus furcatus strain D&B chromosome 8, Billie_1.0, whole genome shotgun sequence genomic DNA contains:
- the elovl6 gene encoding elongation of very long chain fatty acids protein 6, with the protein MSVLALQEYEFERQFNEDEAIRWMQENWKKSFLFSALYAACILGGRRLMKQREKFELRKPLVVWSLTLALFSIFGAIRTGSYMTFILMTKGLKQSVCDQSFYNGPVSKFWAYAFVLSKAPELGDTLFIVLRKQKLMFLHWYHHITVLLYSWYSYKDMVAGGGWFMTMNYLVHAVMYSYYALKAARFKVSRKFAMFITLTQITQMLMGCVVNYLVYQWMQQGHECPSHFQNILWSSLMYLSYFVLFCQFFFEAYINKTKSKNNTKKIQ; encoded by the exons GAAGAAGTCGTTCCTGTTCTCAGCGCTCTACGCAGCCTGTATCCTGGGCGGCCGGCGTTTGATGAAGCAGAGGGAGAAGTTTGAGTTGAGGAAACCGCTGGTGGTCTGGTCCTTAACACTCGCTTTGTTCAG TATATTCGGTGCCATTCGCACGGGGAGCTACATGACGTTCATCCTGATGACTAAAGGCCTgaagcagagtgtgtgtgatcagagTTTCTATAACGGACCCGTCAGCAAGTTCTGGGCGTACGCCTTCGTGCTGAGTAAAGCACCCGAGCTCG gTGACACCTTGTTCATCGTCCTGCGTAAGCAGAAGCTGATGTTCCTGCACTGGTACCACCACATCACCGTGCTGCTCTACTCCTGGTACTCGTACAAAGACATGGTGGCGGGCGGCGGCTGGTTCATGACCATGAACTACCTGGTTCATGCCGTCATGTACTCGTACTACGCGCTGAAAGCGGCTCGATTCAAGGTGTCACGCAAGTTCGCCATGTTCATCACGCTCACGCAGATCACGCAGATGCTGATGGGCTGCGTGGTGAATTATCTGGTGTACCAGTGGATGCAGCAGGGCCACGAGTGTCCATCACACTTCCAGAACATCCTCTGGTCCTCGCTCATGTACCTCAGCTACTTCGTGCTCTTCTGCCAGTTCTTCTTCGAGGCTTACATCAACAAAACCAAATCCAAGAACAACACCAAGAAAATTCAGTAG